AAAATGACCTGCTGGAAGAGCTTTTCATCCACGTGGTAGGAACACGAACACGTCAGCAACAAACTCTGGGGTGGAAGCTTTGCCATGGCCAGTCGGTTAATTTCCTTGTACCCACGACAGGCTTGAATAATGTCGTTCTTTTTTTTCGCAAAGGCTGGTGGGTCAAGAATGCACAGATCATAGGGTAATTCTGGCTGCCTCAAAAATGAAAACACATCTTCGACAATCAGGCGGTTGCCTTCAAGCTTGCAGTGATTGGCTTCCAAATGGCGTCGGGTGGCGTCTATGGCGTCGGCTGAGATATCAACTGAATCTACCTGCCGGGCGCCGCCTTTGAGCGCATACACACTAAAAGCACCTGAGTAGGAAAAACAATTCAGAACCCGGCGGTTGCGGGCCAGTTCCCTGACAAGTTTTCGCATTTCACGTTGATCCAGAAAAAAACCGGTTTTCTGACCTCGCTCAATATCAGCAAAAAATGTGATTCCATTTTCACGAATTTCCGTGAATTCAGGTAACGGGTCACCAGTCAGTAATTGCTTGACTGTTTTGAGCCCTTCTTCGCGCCGAGAAGGATTGGTTGAATGCTCGAAAATACTCTTTGGAGAAAGCAGCTCAGAGAGGGTTTCTAAAATGACAGGTTTTAGTTTTTCAATTCCCAGGGTTGAGATTTGTATTACTAAGATTTCATTGTATTTATCAACAATCAAACCTGGAATGCCATCACCTTCGCTGTTGATGACCCGGTACGCAGTTGTCTCTGAATCTCGAAAAAGAAGCTGCCGAAACTCAACTGCTTTTTGTATCTTCTCTTTGAGTGCCAAAAACGGATCTTTTTCCTCAAAAGAAATCATTCGGCCAGTAATTGAGCATTTGGAATGAAAATACCCCCAACCAAGAAACTCTTTTTCAGAACTAAAAACAGGCAGTAATTCACCATTTTCAAAATCTGGAAGGTGTTTAATTGCACCTGAAAAAATCCAGTGGTGGTGATTTCGGATAGCCTTTTCTTTGCCTCGATGAAGAATAACTTTTTTATCAGACATTTTTGAATACAGTGGGTTCAGGAATTCTTTCACGTGTGTGTTTTTGGGTTGCACCTCGAAAAGCTGCCGTTTGGATGGTTGGTCGCTTGACCGATTTGAATCTATGGAATTTCAGATAAGGAAACCACGAAACACACGAATTACACGAAAAATAAATCCAGGTCTTTCAATGGTTTCTGAATGATGACCATCGAAACGGAAATATTTATCTCAAAAACTATACCACCAAACACAACCGCCTCTTTTTTCTCCGCGCACCAACCGCACCCATGCATGGGTGGTGTCAATCCATCAAACTAGGAATTGCTGGATTTTGCAAGCGAAAGCTTGAGCTCCGCACTTTTTGCTGATGATGCTCGATTTCTCAAAGAAACGTGAGTGAATCCCAGGCTGGTTATACCATTTTGGAATGAAGCGGTCGTATTAGAAAACAGTCAAGTCATTCAATAAAATGAACTTAGTGAACTACTGACTACTGACTACTGACTACAAACTGGTATTACTCGGGTGGTAAGTACTCTGTCGTAAGTTTCCTGAGATATTGAATTTGGTAAGTATTTGATTCTTTTCGTGTTTTTCGTGTTTTTCGTGGTTAAAATGTCTTGGAATTTTCGGTAAAGTACTTACTGACTTTCATTCTAAAACTGGTGCTGAAAACCGAAACCCCGGAAAGACTTTTGAGAGCACAGTCTCGCCGGCAATGCTGGCAACAACCTCGCCGAGAACCTGTCGAAAATCGGTGGTGAGTTTGACATCTCCTGGACCGCTTAAACGATCTGGGGCAATACCCGGCCAGTTGCCGTAAACATTCCCGCCTTTGATCTGACCTCCGCCAATCAGCATTATCCCGCCAGCACCATGGTCGGTGCCGCCGCTGGCGTTTTCTTCGACCCTGCGGCCAAATTCAGTTATGAC
This genomic window from Acidobacteriota bacterium contains:
- a CDS encoding class I SAM-dependent rRNA methyltransferase, whose translation is MSDKKVILHRGKEKAIRNHHHWIFSGAIKHLPDFENGELLPVFSSEKEFLGWGYFHSKCSITGRMISFEEKDPFLALKEKIQKAVEFRQLLFRDSETTAYRVINSEGDGIPGLIVDKYNEILVIQISTLGIEKLKPVILETLSELLSPKSIFEHSTNPSRREEGLKTVKQLLTGDPLPEFTEIRENGITFFADIERGQKTGFFLDQREMRKLVRELARNRRVLNCFSYSGAFSVYALKGGARQVDSVDISADAIDATRRHLEANHCKLEGNRLIVEDVFSFLRQPELPYDLCILDPPAFAKKKNDIIQACRGYKEINRLAMAKLPPQSLLLTCSCSYHVDEKLFQQVIFQAACEATRSVRIIQKHHMAPDHPVNLFHPEGSYLKSLLLYLD